In one window of Ptiloglossa arizonensis isolate GNS036 chromosome 5, iyPtiAriz1_principal, whole genome shotgun sequence DNA:
- the LOC143147666 gene encoding serine protease inhibitor: MKHTRVDSVAISFFVLLLYRDTVAGTTILRAGLEEISIVCGENEVFSSCGADPTCEKSCEDIDNWDSGPCSIREKNCVSGCVCEDGYVRDEYRLCVWENRCPRVRH; the protein is encoded by the exons ATGAAACACACGCGCGTGGATTCCGTAGCGATCAGTTTTTTCGTTTTGCTTCTGTATCGCGACACGGTCGCCGGAACGACGATTTTAA GAGCCGGTTTAGAGGAGATCTCGATCGTCTGCGGCGAGAACGAGGTGTTCAGTAGCTGCGGGGCGGATCCGACGTGCGAGAAGAGCTGCGAGGATATCGATAATTGGGATTCCGGGCCATGCAGCATCCGTGAGAAAAACTGCGTAAGCGGCTGCGTCTGCGAGGATGGATACGTTCGCGACGAGTATCGTCTGTGCGTTTGGGAGAACAGATGTCCAAGAGTCAGACACTGA